A stretch of the Bordetella genomosp. 8 genome encodes the following:
- a CDS encoding DnaJ C-terminal domain-containing protein codes for MEFKDYYDILGVERGVGDDELRRAYRKLARQYHPDVSTEPNAEARMRDINEAYDVLRDAEKRAAYDDLAAGVSAGGGHRPPPGWDQGFEFTSNNGAEDADFSEFFSSLFGNATRKRTRGFRARGEDHHATIEVDLEDALHGAEREISLRSMKMDEQGRPRLQERKLSVKIPPGIREGQRIRLAGQGMAGYAGGGAGDLYLEVRLKPHRLYRVDGRDLSLTLPVAPWEAALGASVTAPTPAGPVEVAIPAGSRNGGKLRLKGRGLPGKPPGDLYLELEVVLPPANTPAMQEAYRNLQRQAPFDPRANLGR; via the coding sequence ATGGAGTTCAAAGACTATTACGACATTCTGGGCGTGGAACGCGGCGTGGGCGACGATGAGCTCCGCCGTGCCTATCGCAAGTTGGCGCGGCAATACCATCCCGACGTCAGCACCGAGCCCAACGCGGAAGCGCGCATGCGCGACATCAACGAGGCCTACGACGTCCTGCGCGACGCGGAAAAGCGCGCCGCCTATGACGACCTGGCGGCCGGCGTAAGCGCGGGCGGCGGGCATCGGCCGCCGCCGGGGTGGGACCAGGGCTTCGAGTTCACGTCGAACAATGGGGCTGAAGATGCCGACTTCAGCGAGTTCTTCTCGTCGCTGTTCGGCAACGCGACCCGCAAGCGGACGCGCGGATTCCGCGCGCGCGGCGAGGACCACCACGCCACCATCGAAGTCGACCTGGAAGACGCCCTGCATGGCGCCGAGCGGGAGATCAGCTTGAGGTCCATGAAAATGGACGAGCAGGGACGTCCGCGGCTGCAGGAGCGCAAGCTCAGCGTGAAGATACCCCCCGGTATCCGCGAAGGCCAGCGCATCCGCCTGGCCGGGCAGGGCATGGCCGGCTACGCGGGCGGCGGCGCGGGTGACCTGTATCTTGAAGTCCGGCTCAAGCCGCACCGCCTGTACCGCGTCGACGGCCGCGACCTGTCCTTGACCTTGCCCGTGGCGCCCTGGGAAGCGGCGCTGGGCGCCTCCGTGACGGCGCCCACGCCGGCCGGTCCGGTGGAGGTCGCGATACCCGCGGGGTCGCGCAATGGCGGCAAGCTGCGCCTGAAGGGACGCGGGTTGCCCGGCAAGCCGCCGGGCGATCTGTACCTGGAGCTGGAAGTGGTACTGCCTCCGGCCAATACGCCGGCGATGCAGGAGGCCTATCGCAACCTGCAGCGCCAGGCGCCTTTCGATCCGCGCGCCAACCTGGGCAGGTAG
- the yfcF gene encoding glutathione transferase has protein sequence MAVPLTLYVDAQFLSPYALSAYVALEEKGLDFEVRQIDLEQGDQRTAPFLHRSPIGKVPVLAHLDFYLSESSAIAEYLEQAFPPPEYATLYPADPRPRAQARQVQSWLRSDLHALRRDRPTEVVFEGARPAPLSDAGLCDAARLVRVASSLLAQGQAHLFGAWSLADLDLALMLNRLAVPGDELPETLREYAQAQWDHPGVRRWLASRG, from the coding sequence GTGGCCGTACCGCTGACCCTATATGTCGACGCCCAATTCCTGAGCCCCTACGCGTTGTCGGCGTACGTGGCCCTGGAGGAAAAAGGGCTGGACTTCGAGGTCAGGCAGATCGATCTGGAGCAGGGCGACCAGCGTACCGCGCCTTTCCTGCACCGTTCGCCCATCGGCAAGGTGCCGGTGCTGGCACATCTGGATTTCTACCTGAGCGAATCGAGCGCCATCGCCGAATACCTGGAGCAGGCATTTCCGCCGCCCGAGTACGCGACCCTGTATCCCGCCGATCCGCGTCCGCGCGCACAGGCGCGGCAGGTGCAATCCTGGCTGCGCAGCGACCTGCACGCCCTGCGCCGCGATCGTCCCACCGAAGTGGTTTTCGAAGGCGCGCGACCCGCGCCCCTGAGCGACGCCGGCTTGTGCGACGCCGCGCGGCTGGTACGGGTGGCCAGCTCCCTGCTCGCCCAGGGGCAGGCGCACCTGTTCGGCGCCTGGTCGCTGGCCGATCTGGATCTGGCGCTGATGCTCAATCGCCTGGCGGTCCCCGGCGATGAACTGCCGGAAACGCTACGGGAGTATGCCCAGGCCCAGTGGGATCATCCCGGCGTGCGCCGCTGGCTGGCCAGCCGGGGCTAG
- a CDS encoding 16S rRNA (uracil(1498)-N(3))-methyltransferase translates to MPSPRFYCSFALAPHARIELPDAIAHHAARVLRLRDGDTAVLFDGTGGEYPATLAINGKAVHAELGAHDAREAELAGTITLVQGLPSGDKMDWIVEKSVELGVQRLVPIAAQRSVLQLNGERQDKRLAHWRRIATAASEQCGRNRLMRIDPVMPLARWLETAATGLRLLCHPENGRPLKAALQDIGDARAIELLVGPEGGWSDAERDAARAAGVDVVSLGPRVLRTETAGLALAAAATALLDWDRAGLQSASP, encoded by the coding sequence ATGCCCAGCCCTCGCTTCTATTGTTCATTCGCCCTCGCGCCCCATGCGCGCATCGAACTGCCCGACGCCATCGCGCACCATGCCGCGCGCGTCCTGCGCCTGCGCGATGGAGACACGGCGGTGCTGTTCGACGGCACGGGCGGGGAGTATCCGGCGACGCTGGCGATCAACGGCAAGGCGGTGCATGCCGAGCTGGGCGCGCACGATGCTCGCGAGGCCGAACTGGCGGGGACCATCACCCTGGTCCAGGGCCTGCCGTCGGGCGACAAAATGGACTGGATCGTCGAAAAATCCGTTGAGCTGGGCGTACAGCGGCTGGTGCCCATCGCCGCGCAGCGCAGCGTCCTGCAGCTCAACGGCGAGCGCCAGGACAAGCGCCTGGCGCACTGGCGGCGCATCGCCACGGCCGCCAGCGAGCAATGCGGGCGCAACAGGCTGATGCGGATCGATCCGGTCATGCCCCTGGCGCGCTGGCTGGAAACCGCCGCCACGGGACTCAGGCTGCTGTGCCATCCGGAGAACGGCCGGCCGCTGAAGGCGGCGCTACAGGATATCGGGGACGCGCGGGCGATCGAGCTGCTGGTGGGACCCGAAGGCGGCTGGTCGGACGCGGAGCGCGACGCCGCGCGCGCCGCCGGGGTGGACGTGGTCAGCCTTGGGCCACGTGTGCTGCGGACCGAAACCGCCGGCCTGGCGCTGGCGGCCGCGGCAACGGCGCTGCTGGACTGGGATCGCGCCGGGCTTCAGTCGGCTTCGCCATAA
- a CDS encoding DUF3311 domain-containing protein, translated as MWILLLLPFIGLLWVPFYNETLPELFGFPFFYWYQLLWVPITALLTWIVYRSQRHRGDE; from the coding sequence ATGTGGATTCTGCTATTGCTGCCGTTCATCGGCTTGCTCTGGGTGCCCTTCTATAACGAGACACTACCCGAGCTGTTCGGTTTCCCCTTCTTCTATTGGTACCAGTTGCTCTGGGTACCGATCACGGCTTTGCTGACGTGGATCGTCTACCGCAGCCAACGCCACCGGGGAGACGAATAA
- a CDS encoding sensor domain-containing diguanylate cyclase has translation MLRRQTLTIQQQILLLAGTLCLALVAAAAGGAAYMGQRQTRDLIEQHVADIASAMARTLDRDMFERFREIRNLAEAPTTRTMEPAALRGLLTGRQQSMTDYAWMGVTDPAGNVVVSTQGKLEGSSVADRMWFKRGREAPNIGDVRESNMLNELLGRPRGKGFRFVEISAPIVDRGRLVGVLGAHLSWTWAADVRRTMLEADTSGGVRDLWILSSDGTMLLGPRLGSRPFSDERIAEMRASRQGYFELQTDQGEMLTGYALASGYRDYPGRNWIIVAQQPSRDAYAAVRRLEWRVLILSVLISIAGIALMWTIAKRIARPLRALTEAASRLGRDETVTMLPRLAGAREIVDLSAALRSLMRRLDVEQARAEHAQRRAQIEEQRYVQEISELRKAAGIDPLSGLLNRRSFLYAAAMLMAEQSSRMGQVAVIMADIDFFKLVNDNHGHGAGDATIRKVGEILTGSVRENDLVARFGGEEFVILLAGASPNAVLATAERMRRNVQETPIDYHHVTIRITISLGIAVASARDADIQAVIESADHALYRAKQRGRNRAVLSA, from the coding sequence TTGCTCCGTCGCCAAACCCTCACGATCCAGCAGCAGATCCTACTGCTGGCCGGTACCCTCTGTCTGGCCCTCGTGGCGGCGGCGGCCGGCGGTGCGGCCTACATGGGCCAGCGCCAGACGCGGGACCTGATCGAGCAGCACGTGGCGGATATCGCCAGCGCCATGGCGCGCACGCTGGACCGCGACATGTTCGAGCGCTTCCGCGAAATCCGCAACCTGGCGGAAGCGCCGACCACCCGTACCATGGAGCCCGCCGCACTGCGTGGCCTGCTGACCGGCCGCCAGCAATCGATGACGGACTATGCCTGGATGGGAGTCACCGACCCGGCGGGCAACGTTGTCGTCTCCACGCAGGGCAAGCTGGAAGGCAGTTCCGTCGCCGATCGCATGTGGTTCAAGCGGGGCCGGGAGGCGCCCAACATCGGCGACGTCCGCGAATCCAACATGCTTAACGAACTGCTGGGCCGACCGCGCGGCAAAGGCTTCCGCTTCGTGGAGATTTCCGCCCCCATCGTCGACCGGGGCCGGCTCGTGGGCGTCCTGGGCGCGCACCTGAGCTGGACCTGGGCCGCGGACGTCCGGCGCACCATGCTGGAGGCCGACACATCCGGCGGCGTCCGCGACCTGTGGATACTGTCTTCGGACGGCACCATGCTGCTGGGCCCGCGGCTGGGTAGCCGGCCTTTCTCCGACGAACGGATCGCCGAGATGCGCGCCTCCCGCCAGGGCTACTTCGAGCTGCAGACGGACCAGGGCGAAATGCTGACGGGCTACGCCCTGGCGTCCGGCTATCGCGACTACCCTGGCCGCAACTGGATCATCGTCGCGCAGCAGCCGTCCCGCGATGCCTACGCGGCCGTCCGGCGGCTGGAGTGGCGCGTGCTGATCCTGAGCGTGCTGATCAGCATCGCCGGCATCGCCCTCATGTGGACCATCGCCAAGCGCATCGCGCGGCCGCTGCGCGCGTTGACCGAGGCCGCCAGCCGCCTGGGCCGGGACGAGACGGTCACCATGCTGCCCCGTCTGGCCGGTGCCCGCGAAATCGTCGACCTCTCCGCCGCGCTGCGTTCGCTGATGCGGCGCCTGGACGTCGAGCAGGCGCGCGCCGAGCATGCCCAGCGCCGCGCCCAGATCGAGGAACAGCGCTACGTGCAGGAGATCAGCGAACTGCGCAAGGCCGCCGGCATCGACCCGCTGTCCGGCCTGCTCAACCGCCGCTCCTTCCTCTACGCCGCCGCCATGCTGATGGCCGAGCAGAGTTCGCGCATGGGCCAGGTCGCGGTCATCATGGCCGATATCGATTTCTTCAAGCTGGTCAACGACAACCATGGCCACGGGGCCGGCGACGCCACCATCCGCAAGGTCGGCGAGATACTGACCGGCTCGGTCCGTGAAAATGACCTGGTCGCCCGCTTCGGCGGCGAGGAGTTCGTCATCCTGCTGGCCGGCGCCTCCCCCAATGCCGTCCTGGCCACGGCCGAGCGCATGCGCCGGAACGTGCAGGAAACGCCCATCGACTATCACCACGTGACCATACGCATCACCATCAGCCTGGGCATCGCCGTCGCCAGCGCGCGCGACGCGGACATCCAGGCGGTCATCGAAAGCGCCGATCACGCCTTGTACCGGGCCAAGCAGCGCGGCCGCAACCGCGCCGTCCTGTCCGCCTGA
- a CDS encoding barstar family protein has product MARTGQPALQRQLQRGGELDAAALDRESVADAAGELRAALYVADCDRARSRSAVFRAIAKAVDFPMHFRSFDELSDCLSDTVLDQKVGVVLWLHKLHSGDPALEEDASRILSICQDVTEYARENGRLFAYVVEHAGAHPAAEPGVAAAPYGEAD; this is encoded by the coding sequence ATGGCCAGAACAGGTCAGCCCGCATTGCAGCGACAGTTGCAGCGTGGCGGCGAGCTCGATGCTGCTGCGCTGGACAGGGAATCGGTGGCGGACGCCGCCGGCGAATTGCGCGCGGCCTTGTACGTCGCGGACTGCGATCGCGCGCGCAGCAGGTCGGCCGTATTCCGCGCCATCGCCAAGGCGGTGGACTTTCCCATGCACTTCCGCAGTTTCGATGAGTTGTCGGATTGCCTGTCCGACACCGTGCTGGATCAGAAGGTCGGCGTCGTGTTGTGGTTGCACAAGCTGCATTCCGGCGACCCCGCGTTGGAAGAAGACGCGTCGCGCATACTCTCCATCTGCCAGGACGTCACCGAATACGCCCGTGAAAACGGCCGGCTGTTCGCCTATGTCGTGGAACACGCGGGCGCCCACCCCGCGGCGGAACCGGGCGTGGCCGCCGCGCCTTATGGCGAAGCCGACTGA
- the infA gene encoding translation initiation factor IF-1 — protein sequence MAKEELIELDGIVDEVLPDARYRVTLDNGVEVGAYASGRLRKHRIRILAGDRVTLEMSPYDLTKGRINFRHKDATPVARQGAPAYRR from the coding sequence ATGGCGAAAGAAGAACTGATCGAACTCGACGGCATCGTCGACGAAGTACTGCCCGACGCCCGCTACCGCGTCACGTTGGACAATGGCGTGGAAGTCGGCGCGTACGCGTCCGGCCGCCTGCGCAAGCACCGTATCCGTATCCTGGCTGGCGATCGCGTCACCCTGGAAATGTCGCCCTACGACCTGACCAAGGGGCGCATCAATTTCCGCCACAAGGATGCCACGCCGGTTGCCCGCCAGGGCGCGCCGGCCTATCGTCGCTAG
- a CDS encoding phosphoglycerate kinase, with product MSKVNTLSALAKAGALKGKRVFIRADFNVPLDDAGNITEDTRIRASVPGIRMALDAGAAVMVTSHLGRPKEGQLTDADSLAPVGRRLSELLGSPVPLVRDWVDGVQVAPGQVVLLENCRVNPGEKKNDEALSRKMAALCDVYVNDAFGTAHRAEATTYGIARFAPVACAGPLLEAELDALGRALHEPKRPLVAIVGGSKVSTKLSILQSLASKVDQLVVGGGIANTFMLAAGKSIGKSLAEPDQKNEAVAVIDIMRKRGADVPIPTDVVCAPSFGADAPATVKAADAIGADDMVLDIGPQTAQALADILKKAGTIVWNGPVGVFEFEQFSHGTEVIARAIAESSAFSIAGGGDTLAAIAKFGITDKVGYISTGGGAFLEFLEGKTLPAVEILQQRAG from the coding sequence ATGTCCAAGGTAAATACTTTGTCCGCGCTGGCCAAGGCCGGCGCGCTGAAAGGCAAGCGCGTTTTCATCCGTGCCGATTTCAACGTGCCGCTCGATGACGCCGGCAACATCACGGAAGACACGCGCATCCGCGCCTCCGTGCCGGGCATCCGCATGGCGCTGGATGCCGGCGCAGCGGTGATGGTGACTTCCCACCTGGGGCGGCCCAAGGAAGGCCAGCTCACCGACGCCGACAGCCTGGCACCCGTGGGTCGCCGCCTGTCCGAGCTGCTGGGCAGCCCCGTCCCGCTGGTACGCGACTGGGTGGATGGCGTGCAGGTGGCACCGGGCCAGGTCGTCCTGCTGGAAAACTGCCGGGTGAACCCCGGCGAAAAGAAAAACGACGAAGCCCTGTCGCGCAAGATGGCCGCGCTGTGCGACGTCTATGTCAACGATGCGTTCGGCACCGCCCATCGCGCCGAAGCCACGACCTACGGCATCGCCCGTTTCGCGCCGGTGGCATGCGCCGGCCCCTTGCTGGAGGCCGAGCTGGACGCGCTGGGCCGCGCCTTGCACGAACCCAAGCGGCCGCTGGTCGCCATCGTGGGCGGCTCCAAAGTGTCCACCAAGCTGAGCATCCTGCAGTCCCTGGCGAGCAAGGTCGACCAACTGGTGGTGGGCGGCGGTATCGCCAATACCTTCATGCTGGCGGCGGGCAAGTCCATCGGCAAATCGCTGGCCGAGCCGGACCAGAAGAACGAAGCAGTGGCCGTCATCGACATCATGCGCAAGCGCGGTGCGGATGTACCCATTCCGACGGACGTGGTCTGCGCTCCGAGCTTCGGCGCGGACGCGCCGGCGACGGTCAAGGCCGCCGACGCGATCGGCGCCGACGACATGGTGCTGGACATCGGCCCGCAGACCGCGCAGGCGCTGGCGGACATCCTGAAGAAGGCGGGCACCATCGTGTGGAACGGGCCGGTGGGCGTGTTCGAGTTCGAACAGTTCTCGCACGGGACCGAGGTGATCGCCCGCGCGATCGCCGAATCGTCGGCGTTTTCCATCGCCGGCGGCGGCGATACCCTGGCGGCGATCGCCAAGTTCGGCATCACGGACAAGGTGGGCTATATCTCTACCGGCGGCGGCGCCTTCCTGGAGTTCCTGGAAGGCAAGACGCTGCCCGCGGTGGAGATCCTGCAGCAGCGGGCCGGCTGA
- the gap gene encoding type I glyceraldehyde-3-phosphate dehydrogenase produces MTIRVAINGYGRIGRNVLRAHYESGKKHDIQIVAINDLGDPKTNAHLTRYDTAHGRFPGTVEVDGDYMVVNGDKIRVLANRNPAELPWGDLKVDVVLECTGFFTSKEKASAHLKGGAKKVIISAPGGKDVDATVVYGVNHQTLKAEHTVISNASCTTNCLAPLVKPLHDELGVVSGLMTTIHSYTNDQVLTDVYHEDLRRARSATMSMIPTKTGAAAAVGLVLPELNGKLDGFAIRVPTINVSIVDLSFIAKRETSVEEVNGILKAASQGALKGILEYNTEPLVSVDYNHNPASSTVDATLTKVSGSLVKVSSWYDNEWGFSNRMLDTTVALMNAK; encoded by the coding sequence ATGACCATACGTGTTGCCATCAACGGCTACGGCCGCATCGGACGCAACGTCCTGCGCGCGCACTATGAAAGCGGCAAGAAGCACGACATCCAGATCGTCGCCATCAACGACCTCGGCGATCCCAAGACCAATGCGCACCTGACGCGCTACGACACGGCGCATGGCCGCTTCCCCGGTACCGTGGAAGTCGACGGTGACTACATGGTCGTCAATGGCGACAAGATCCGCGTGCTGGCCAATCGCAATCCGGCCGAACTGCCCTGGGGCGACCTCAAGGTGGACGTGGTGCTGGAATGCACCGGCTTCTTCACCAGCAAGGAAAAGGCCAGCGCGCACCTGAAGGGCGGCGCCAAGAAGGTGATCATCTCCGCGCCCGGCGGCAAGGACGTCGACGCCACCGTCGTGTACGGCGTGAACCACCAGACACTGAAGGCCGAGCACACCGTCATTTCCAACGCGTCCTGCACCACCAACTGCCTGGCCCCGCTGGTCAAGCCGCTGCATGACGAACTGGGCGTGGTGTCGGGCCTGATGACGACGATCCACTCCTACACCAACGACCAGGTGCTGACCGACGTCTACCACGAAGACCTGCGTCGCGCCCGTTCGGCCACCATGAGCATGATCCCCACCAAGACCGGCGCCGCCGCGGCGGTGGGCCTGGTGCTGCCGGAGCTAAACGGCAAGCTGGATGGCTTCGCGATCCGCGTGCCGACCATCAACGTGTCGATCGTCGACCTGTCCTTCATCGCCAAGCGCGAGACGTCGGTCGAGGAAGTGAACGGTATCCTGAAGGCCGCCTCGCAGGGCGCGCTAAAGGGCATCCTGGAATACAACACCGAACCGCTGGTCTCGGTGGACTACAACCACAACCCGGCATCGAGCACGGTCGACGCCACGTTGACCAAGGTGTCCGGCTCGCTGGTCAAGGTGTCGTCGTGGTACGACAACGAGTGGGGCTTCAGCAACCGCATGCTGGACACGACCGTTGCGCTCATGAACGCTAAATAG
- the tkt gene encoding transketolase, which produces MSNPTARQPSLADAIRALAMDAVQQANSGHPGAPMGMAEIAQALWTRHLRHNPADPAWPGRDRFVLSNGHGSMLLYSLLHLTGYDLPIEEIKQFRQMHSRTPGHPEVGITAGVETTTGPLGQGLGNAVGMALAEALLAAEFNRPGHDVVDHHTYAFVGDGCLMEGISHEVCSLAGTLRLSKLVVLYDDNGISIDGKVEAWFGDDTAKRFEAYGWNVIRGVDGHDVDAVDAALRQARANAASHGGPTLIACRTVIGKGAPNVAGTDKVHGAPLGKDEIAATRAALNWQYEPFVIPSEVYEGWDARRAGSVAQNEWQTRFDAYARQFPTEAAEFSRRMRGELPADFADKARAFVAAMVEKAETVATRKASQYAIGALAQALPELLGGSADLTGSNYTDWKGVAPVRAGDKAIQFGRHINYGVREFGMAAIMNGIALHGGYLPFGGTFLTFSDYSRNGLRMAALMKQRVVHVFTHDSIGLGEDGPTHQSIEHANSLRLIPNLSVWRPCDTTETAVAWIEAVSRPASIGMAVHDGGPSALLLSRQNLPFVPRDEATLAAIARGGYVLRDASDARAVIIATGSEVALALAAQDLLAKEGVAVRVVSMPSTDVFDKQDAAWRAAVLPKGVPRVAVEAGTTGLWHKYVGLEGAVVGIDRYGESAPAGVLFPFFGLTAEKVAAAVKQVL; this is translated from the coding sequence ATGAGCAATCCGACCGCCCGACAACCTTCTTTGGCGGATGCCATCCGCGCTTTGGCGATGGACGCCGTACAGCAGGCGAACTCCGGGCACCCGGGTGCTCCCATGGGCATGGCGGAAATCGCGCAGGCGCTGTGGACGCGCCACTTGCGCCACAATCCGGCCGATCCGGCCTGGCCCGGCCGCGACCGCTTCGTGCTGTCCAACGGCCATGGCTCGATGCTGCTTTACTCGCTGCTGCACCTGACGGGCTACGACCTGCCCATCGAAGAGATCAAGCAATTCCGCCAGATGCACTCGCGCACGCCAGGGCATCCGGAAGTCGGCATCACCGCCGGCGTCGAAACCACCACCGGCCCGCTGGGCCAGGGCCTGGGCAATGCCGTCGGCATGGCCTTGGCCGAAGCCCTGCTGGCGGCGGAATTCAACCGCCCCGGCCATGACGTGGTGGATCATCACACCTATGCCTTCGTCGGCGACGGCTGCCTGATGGAAGGCATCTCGCACGAAGTGTGCTCCCTGGCCGGCACGCTGCGCCTGTCCAAGCTCGTCGTGCTGTACGACGACAACGGTATTTCGATCGACGGCAAGGTGGAAGCCTGGTTCGGCGACGACACCGCCAAGCGCTTCGAAGCCTATGGCTGGAACGTGATCCGCGGCGTCGACGGCCACGATGTCGATGCCGTCGATGCCGCCCTGCGCCAGGCACGCGCGAACGCCGCCAGCCATGGCGGGCCGACCCTGATCGCTTGCCGTACCGTCATCGGCAAGGGCGCGCCCAATGTGGCGGGCACCGACAAGGTCCACGGCGCCCCGCTGGGCAAGGACGAAATCGCCGCCACGCGCGCCGCCCTGAACTGGCAGTACGAGCCCTTCGTGATTCCTTCCGAGGTCTACGAAGGCTGGGACGCGCGCCGGGCGGGTTCCGTGGCGCAGAACGAATGGCAGACGCGTTTCGACGCCTATGCGCGCCAGTTCCCCACGGAAGCGGCGGAATTCTCCCGCCGCATGCGTGGCGAACTGCCCGCCGATTTCGCCGACAAGGCGCGCGCCTTCGTAGCCGCCATGGTGGAAAAGGCGGAAACGGTGGCCACCCGCAAGGCCTCGCAGTACGCCATCGGCGCGCTGGCCCAGGCCTTGCCGGAACTGCTGGGCGGCTCGGCCGACCTGACCGGCTCCAACTACACCGACTGGAAGGGCGTGGCGCCGGTGCGCGCCGGCGACAAGGCCATCCAGTTCGGCCGCCACATTAACTACGGCGTGCGCGAATTCGGCATGGCCGCCATCATGAACGGCATTGCCCTGCACGGCGGTTACCTGCCCTTCGGCGGCACCTTCCTGACGTTCTCCGACTACTCGCGCAATGGCCTGCGCATGGCCGCGCTCATGAAGCAGCGGGTGGTGCACGTGTTCACGCACGATTCCATCGGCCTGGGCGAAGACGGCCCGACGCACCAGTCGATCGAGCATGCCAACAGCCTGCGCCTGATTCCGAATCTGTCGGTGTGGCGCCCCTGCGATACCACCGAAACCGCCGTCGCCTGGATCGAGGCGGTCAGCCGTCCGGCCAGCATCGGCATGGCTGTGCACGATGGCGGCCCCAGCGCGCTGCTGCTGTCGCGCCAGAATCTGCCTTTCGTGCCGCGGGACGAGGCCACCCTCGCCGCGATCGCGCGCGGCGGCTATGTGCTGCGCGATGCTTCCGACGCCCGCGCCGTCATCATCGCCACCGGATCGGAAGTCGCCCTGGCGCTCGCAGCACAGGACTTGCTGGCCAAGGAAGGCGTCGCGGTGCGGGTCGTGTCCATGCCCAGCACGGACGTCTTCGACAAACAGGACGCCGCTTGGCGCGCCGCCGTATTGCCCAAGGGCGTGCCGCGCGTCGCCGTCGAGGCCGGCACGACCGGCCTGTGGCATAAATACGTGGGATTGGAAGGCGCGGTCGTCGGTATCGACCGCTATGGCGAGTCGGCGCCGGCCGGCGTGCTGTTCCCCTTCTTCGGCCTGACTGCCGAGAAGGTCGCCGCTGCCGTGAAACAGGTTTTGTAA
- the mog gene encoding molybdopterin adenylyltransferase, with protein MSNTVTRLARRHPDELIVGLVSVSDRASQGAYQDQGIPALREWLGQALTSPWQAVDRLIPDERDGISATLIELVDQAGCDLVLTTGGTGPARRDVTPEATLAVATREMPGFGEQMRQISLKFVPTAILSRQVAVLRETADHAALIINLPGQPKAIKETLEGLRGQDGAVSVPGIFAAVPYCIDLIGGPYMETRPDVVKAFRPKSAIRG; from the coding sequence ATGAGCAATACCGTCACGCGCCTTGCGCGCCGCCATCCCGATGAACTGATCGTGGGCCTGGTGTCCGTGTCCGACCGGGCGTCGCAGGGCGCCTACCAGGACCAGGGCATCCCCGCGCTGCGGGAGTGGCTGGGGCAGGCCCTGACGTCGCCCTGGCAGGCGGTGGACCGCCTGATTCCCGACGAACGGGACGGGATTTCCGCCACCTTGATCGAACTCGTGGACCAGGCCGGGTGCGATCTCGTCCTGACCACCGGCGGTACCGGACCGGCGCGCCGGGACGTCACGCCGGAAGCCACGCTGGCGGTCGCCACGCGCGAAATGCCGGGCTTCGGCGAGCAGATGCGGCAGATCAGCCTCAAGTTCGTCCCGACGGCCATTCTTTCGCGGCAGGTGGCGGTATTGCGGGAAACCGCCGACCATGCGGCGCTGATCATCAACCTGCCGGGCCAGCCCAAGGCCATCAAGGAAACCCTGGAAGGACTGCGCGGGCAGGACGGCGCGGTGTCCGTGCCGGGGATATTCGCGGCCGTGCCATATTGCATCGACCTGATCGGCGGTCCGTACATGGAAACGCGCCCCGACGTGGTCAAGGCCTTCAGGCCGAAGTCGGCGATACGCGGCTGA